A section of the Streptomyces sp. Je 1-369 genome encodes:
- the xerC gene encoding tyrosine recombinase XerC, with protein MAKRRPNGGGTITKRSDGRYQGAAYVTNTDGHRVRKYVYGRTWDEANEKLGKLQDPERNGVPVPSRAWTLGEWLAYWIKHIVEPNLEFNTYSKYESKVRLYLCPHLGKKPLTRLSAAQVRVSMVALAADGAPAATRFEVLRTLRNALNRAIKEEILTRNVALLVDMPKVRKERAKPWNPEEAVTFLRSARAHRLFAAFALVLVLGLRRSECWGCAGRTSTSTTASSRRSSRCDGSVGS; from the coding sequence ATGGCGAAGCGTCGGCCCAACGGTGGCGGCACGATCACTAAGCGGTCGGATGGGCGCTACCAGGGTGCCGCATACGTGACCAACACGGACGGCCACCGGGTCCGCAAGTACGTCTACGGCCGGACCTGGGACGAGGCCAACGAGAAGTTGGGCAAGCTCCAGGACCCGGAGCGCAACGGCGTTCCGGTGCCGTCGCGTGCGTGGACGCTCGGCGAGTGGCTCGCGTACTGGATCAAGCACATCGTGGAACCGAACCTGGAGTTCAACACCTACTCCAAGTACGAGTCCAAGGTTCGGCTCTACCTCTGTCCGCACCTGGGGAAAAAGCCGCTCACGCGCCTTTCGGCCGCACAGGTGCGGGTCTCCATGGTGGCGCTCGCGGCCGACGGGGCCCCTGCCGCGACGCGGTTCGAGGTGCTGCGCACCCTCCGGAACGCGTTGAACCGCGCGATCAAGGAAGAGATCCTGACCCGCAACGTGGCGCTGCTGGTGGACATGCCGAAGGTCCGCAAGGAGAGGGCCAAGCCGTGGAATCCCGAGGAAGCGGTCACCTTCTTGCGGTCCGCTCGGGCCCACCGGCTCTTCGCCGCGTTCGCCCTGGTGCTGGTCCTGGGTCTGCGGCGGAGTGAGTGCTGGGGCTGCGCTGGCAGGACTTCGACTTCGACTACCGCCAGTTCACGCCGGTCAAGCAGGTGCGACGGGTCCGTGGGGAGCTGA
- a CDS encoding DUF6344 domain-containing protein, producing MTGNKAMKLWTTIVTAFLALFAAMGLTTTATAATAVQETTNARNATVCAPTPTMALWSAAYERSLPPTMKQRIRAEAHGSSPSCRHLPTTDTEAETDATAQEPGLAPEP from the coding sequence ATGACCGGCAACAAGGCCATGAAGCTCTGGACCACGATCGTCACCGCGTTCCTCGCGCTCTTCGCCGCGATGGGGCTCACCACGACGGCGACGGCCGCCACGGCCGTACAGGAGACCACGAACGCACGCAACGCCACGGTGTGCGCACCCACGCCGACGATGGCTCTCTGGTCGGCGGCGTACGAACGGTCCTTGCCCCCGACGATGAAGCAGCGCATCCGCGCCGAGGCCCATGGCTCGTCCCCCAGCTGCCGTCACCTGCCCACGACGGACACCGAGGCCGAGACTGACGCCACCGCGCAGGAACCAGGACTCGCCCCGGAGCCGTAA
- a CDS encoding DLW-39 family protein, translating into MKKLLLVALAAIGGLLVYRQIQADRAEQDLWTEATDSVPTGS; encoded by the coding sequence GTGAAGAAGCTTCTCCTGGTCGCACTGGCCGCCATCGGCGGGCTCCTCGTGTACCGCCAGATCCAGGCGGATCGCGCCGAGCAGGATCTGTGGACGGAGGCGACTGACTCCGTGCCCACGGGTTCGTGA
- a CDS encoding serine/threonine-protein kinase, with product MGEVFAGRYELVDPIGHGGVGAVWRSWDHRRRRYVAAKVLQQSDAHALLRFVREQALRIDHPHVLAPASWAADDDKVLFTMDLVGGGSLAHVIGDYGPLPPHFVCTLLDQLLSGLAAVHAEGVVHRDIKPANILLEVTGAGRPHLRLSDFGISMRKGEPRLTETDYVVGTPGYFAPEQMLGAEPDFTADLFAVGLVALYLLEGAKPDAKALIEYFAEHGTPRAPQGIPEPLWQVIATLLQPDPQTRFRTATGARKALASAADMLPEPGPDDELIEIFDQLAPLPTGFGPHGPDDVTGPQGRATGPDTSRTPTPYAHQGPHSHQGPHSRPRTAPRHARPATGPGIPDAPSTPPPPPHLPPPATNPTPAPGPSHTEGFPLPPPVQPAPARPPQPHYAPQPPHTPPTQPPTPPTPLPQRAPEPEPDRTYDPARAVTSSARRGQALTPAATAPAPALAALALASHAPANATAPPAPRRRPGPPAKVAVPMLLVALACLAIGVWALTQL from the coding sequence ATGGGTGAGGTCTTCGCCGGCCGGTACGAACTGGTCGACCCGATCGGACACGGGGGAGTCGGGGCGGTCTGGCGGTCCTGGGACCACAGACGCCGCCGGTACGTGGCCGCCAAGGTCCTCCAACAGAGCGACGCACACGCGCTGTTGCGGTTCGTACGGGAGCAGGCTCTACGGATCGACCACCCCCATGTGCTCGCGCCCGCCAGCTGGGCCGCCGACGACGACAAGGTCCTCTTCACCATGGACCTGGTCGGCGGCGGCTCACTGGCGCACGTGATCGGGGACTACGGCCCGCTCCCGCCCCATTTCGTCTGCACCCTCCTGGACCAGCTCCTCTCCGGCCTGGCCGCCGTCCACGCCGAAGGCGTCGTCCACCGTGACATCAAACCGGCCAATATCCTGCTGGAAGTCACCGGTGCCGGGCGCCCGCATCTGCGCCTTTCCGACTTCGGCATCTCGATGCGCAAGGGTGAGCCCCGGCTGACCGAGACCGACTACGTCGTCGGTACGCCCGGCTATTTCGCGCCCGAACAAATGCTGGGCGCCGAACCGGACTTCACCGCCGACCTCTTCGCCGTCGGCCTGGTCGCCCTGTACCTCCTGGAAGGCGCCAAGCCGGACGCCAAGGCACTGATCGAGTACTTCGCCGAACACGGCACGCCACGGGCCCCTCAGGGCATTCCCGAGCCCCTCTGGCAGGTCATCGCCACGCTTCTCCAGCCGGATCCCCAGACGCGCTTCCGTACCGCCACGGGGGCGCGCAAGGCCCTCGCATCGGCCGCGGACATGCTGCCCGAACCGGGCCCGGACGACGAGCTCATCGAAATCTTCGATCAACTCGCCCCGCTGCCCACCGGATTCGGCCCTCACGGACCCGACGACGTCACCGGCCCCCAAGGTCGGGCGACCGGCCCCGACACCTCCCGCACCCCCACTCCGTACGCGCACCAGGGCCCTCACTCGCACCAGGGCCCGCACTCGCGCCCGCGCACCGCACCTCGCCACGCGCGCCCCGCCACCGGACCCGGAATACCCGACGCGCCCTCCACACCGCCCCCGCCTCCGCACCTGCCGCCGCCGGCAACCAATCCCACGCCCGCCCCTGGGCCGTCACACACAGAGGGCTTTCCGCTGCCCCCACCCGTACAGCCCGCCCCTGCTCGACCACCGCAGCCCCACTACGCCCCGCAGCCCCCACACACCCCACCCACGCAGCCGCCCACTCCCCCCACTCCGCTGCCTCAGCGGGCACCCGAACCCGAACCCGATCGCACGTACGACCCCGCACGGGCCGTGACGTCGTCAGCGCGCCGCGGTCAGGCCCTCACCCCCGCCGCCACTGCGCCTGCTCCTGCCCTCGCCGCCCTTGCCCTTGCCTCCCACGCACCGGCCAACGCCACGGCTCCCCCCGCCCCCAGACGACGTCCCGGACCGCCCGCGAAGGTGGCGGTCCCGATGCTGCTCGTGGCGTTGGCCTGCCTCGCGATAGGGGTCTGGGCGCTCACGCAGCTCTGA
- a CDS encoding helix-turn-helix domain-containing protein, producing the protein MDAAQQDTTARARELQRNWYGEPLGALFRRLIDDLGLNQARLAGVLGLSAPMLSQLMSGQRAKIGNPAVVQRVQLLQELAGQVADGSVSAGEATDRMDEIKKSQGGSVLTNTAQTATSSGAPTVKRVVREIQSLLRSVAAAGDIIDAADSLAPTHPELAEFLRVYGAGRTADAVAHYEAHQS; encoded by the coding sequence ATGGACGCCGCACAACAAGACACCACCGCGAGAGCACGAGAGCTCCAGCGGAATTGGTACGGAGAGCCGCTGGGGGCGCTCTTCCGTCGCCTCATCGATGATCTGGGCCTGAACCAGGCACGCCTCGCCGGAGTCCTCGGCCTGTCCGCGCCCATGCTGTCCCAGCTGATGAGCGGTCAGCGTGCCAAGATCGGCAATCCCGCGGTGGTCCAGCGCGTGCAGCTCCTCCAGGAGCTGGCGGGCCAGGTCGCGGACGGCAGCGTGAGCGCCGGCGAGGCCACCGACCGGATGGACGAGATCAAGAAGTCGCAGGGCGGTTCCGTCCTCACCAACACCGCACAGACAGCGACCAGTTCGGGCGCGCCCACGGTCAAGCGCGTGGTGCGCGAGATCCAGTCACTGCTGCGCTCCGTCGCGGCAGCAGGCGACATCATCGATGCCGCCGACTCCCTCGCCCCGACCCACCCGGAGCTGGCAGAGTTCCTCCGGGTGTACGGCGCCGGGCGCACCGCGGACGCGGTCGCCCACTACGAGGCGCACCAGAGCTGA
- a CDS encoding pyridoxamine 5'-phosphate oxidase family protein — protein MSVPPRPRAQRRHDTGHRLAHDIDVWVASASPEGTPYLVPLSFDWDGEALWVATPADSPTGRNLTATGSARLALGTTRDVTMIEGDVQPFGIDEPPREQTDRFTARTGFDPREQTAPYNWFRIVPRHIQAWRESNELRGRDLMRKSVWLD, from the coding sequence ATGAGCGTCCCTCCGCGTCCCCGCGCCCAGCGTCGCCACGACACCGGGCACCGGCTCGCCCACGACATCGACGTATGGGTGGCGAGCGCGTCCCCGGAAGGCACCCCGTACCTGGTGCCGCTCTCCTTCGACTGGGACGGTGAAGCGCTGTGGGTGGCGACCCCGGCCGACAGCCCGACCGGCAGGAACCTGACCGCCACCGGAAGCGCCCGGCTGGCTCTCGGCACCACCCGGGACGTGACCATGATCGAGGGGGACGTCCAGCCCTTCGGGATCGACGAGCCGCCGCGGGAACAGACCGACCGCTTCACCGCGCGCACCGGCTTCGATCCGCGCGAGCAGACCGCTCCGTACAACTGGTTCCGCATCGTCCCGCGCCACATCCAGGCCTGGCGGGAGTCGAACGAACTGCGGGGACGCGACCTCATGCGGAAGTCCGTCTGGCTCGACTGA
- a CDS encoding flavin reductase family protein has translation MGRDAENADATDGTAEADATHATDDVDDVDKGIVDVDKGIAAFTALADSSVYVVTAVSDGQRAGCLVGFASQCSLEPVRFAVWLSKANHTYRLALAATTLAVHQLPRDRHDLAERFGSLCSDRTDKFAGLSLEEGPEGAVVLSDSLTWFVGRIHDRCDGGDHVAFLLDPIAAHAPAPESPGAGSPLTLHDAGDITAGHPA, from the coding sequence GTGGGCCGCGACGCGGAGAACGCAGACGCCACGGATGGCACGGCCGAAGCGGACGCCACGCACGCCACGGACGACGTGGATGACGTGGACAAAGGCATCGTTGACGTGGACAAGGGCATCGCGGCCTTCACCGCGCTCGCGGACTCGTCCGTGTACGTCGTCACCGCCGTATCGGACGGACAGCGCGCGGGCTGCCTGGTCGGCTTCGCCAGCCAGTGCTCACTGGAGCCCGTCCGGTTCGCCGTATGGCTCTCCAAGGCCAACCACACCTACCGGCTGGCCCTCGCGGCGACCACTCTCGCCGTACACCAGCTGCCCAGGGACCGGCACGACCTGGCGGAACGCTTCGGGTCGCTGTGCAGCGACCGGACCGACAAGTTCGCCGGGCTGTCCCTGGAAGAGGGCCCCGAGGGAGCTGTCGTCCTGTCCGACTCCCTGACCTGGTTCGTCGGCCGCATCCACGACCGGTGCGACGGGGGCGACCACGTCGCGTTCCTGCTCGACCCGATCGCCGCCCACGCCCCGGCCCCGGAATCGCCCGGAGCCGGGTCACCGCTGACGCTGCACGACGCGGGCGACATCACCGCGGGCCATCCCGCGTAG
- a CDS encoding aminotransferase class I/II-fold pyridoxal phosphate-dependent enzyme has product MAANRSLNHDEAPVLDALERYHKADELAFTPPGHKQARGADPRVRKVLGEAVFLGDVLATGGLDDRLSRHQILEGAQRLMADAVHAEHTFFSTCGSSLSVKAAMLTVTAPHRRLLVGRDAHKSVIAGLILSGVEPVWVEPAWDPERHIAHPPTADAFEEAFTAHPDADGALVTSPTPYGSAADLGGIADVCHRRGKPLIVDEAWGAHLPFHDELPTWAMDAGADICVTSVHKMGSGLEQGSVFHLQGDLIDPAVLASRADLLGTTSPSVLLYAGLDGWRRQMVQHGEQLLGDALHLAARTRAAIEDIDGLHVDDADDYCGPGRAADLDPLPVVMDISALGTTGYAAADWLREHHHIDMHLFDHRRISAQLTHADDEATTTRLLDALRDLSRHADELADAPQVDVPSPGDLRMPQADLPRDAYFAHPEDVPVAEAAGRIAAEMITPYPPGIPVVLPGERLTEPVLTYLRSGVRAGMNLPDAADSSLETVRVVRDEGW; this is encoded by the coding sequence ATGGCTGCGAACCGAAGCTTGAACCACGACGAGGCGCCCGTCCTGGACGCGCTGGAGCGCTACCACAAGGCCGACGAGCTCGCCTTCACCCCGCCGGGCCACAAGCAGGCGCGGGGCGCCGACCCCCGGGTCAGGAAGGTGCTCGGCGAGGCGGTGTTCCTCGGCGACGTACTCGCCACGGGCGGGCTCGACGACCGGTTGAGCCGCCATCAGATCCTGGAGGGCGCCCAACGGTTGATGGCCGACGCCGTCCACGCCGAGCACACGTTCTTCTCGACCTGCGGCAGCTCCTTGTCGGTCAAGGCGGCCATGCTGACGGTGACCGCGCCGCACCGCCGTCTCCTGGTCGGACGTGACGCCCACAAGTCGGTGATCGCGGGCCTGATCCTTTCAGGCGTCGAGCCCGTCTGGGTAGAACCTGCCTGGGACCCCGAGCGCCACATCGCCCACCCGCCAACGGCCGACGCGTTCGAGGAGGCCTTCACCGCCCATCCCGACGCCGACGGTGCGCTGGTCACGAGCCCCACGCCCTACGGCTCGGCCGCCGACCTCGGCGGCATCGCCGACGTGTGCCACCGGCGCGGCAAGCCGCTGATCGTCGACGAGGCCTGGGGCGCGCACCTGCCCTTCCACGACGAACTGCCGACCTGGGCGATGGACGCGGGCGCCGACATCTGTGTGACCAGCGTCCACAAGATGGGCAGCGGCCTCGAACAGGGCTCGGTCTTCCACCTCCAGGGCGATCTGATCGACCCCGCCGTCCTCGCGTCCCGCGCGGACCTGCTCGGCACCACCAGCCCTTCCGTCCTGCTCTACGCCGGGCTGGACGGCTGGCGCCGCCAGATGGTCCAGCACGGCGAACAGCTCCTGGGCGACGCCCTGCACCTGGCCGCCCGCACCCGTGCGGCGATCGAGGACATCGACGGCCTGCACGTCGACGACGCCGACGACTACTGCGGCCCAGGACGGGCGGCCGATCTCGACCCGCTGCCCGTCGTGATGGACATCTCCGCGCTCGGCACGACGGGTTACGCCGCCGCCGACTGGCTGCGCGAGCACCACCACATCGACATGCATCTCTTCGACCACCGCCGGATCAGTGCCCAGCTCACGCACGCCGACGACGAGGCCACCACCACGCGCCTCCTCGACGCCCTGCGCGACCTGTCCAGGCACGCCGACGAACTGGCCGACGCCCCGCAGGTCGACGTCCCCAGCCCCGGCGACCTGCGGATGCCCCAGGCGGACCTGCCGCGCGACGCCTACTTCGCCCATCCCGAGGACGTACCCGTGGCGGAGGCGGCAGGGCGGATCGCCGCGGAAATGATCACCCCGTACCCGCCGGGCATCCCCGTCGTCCTGCCCGGCGAGCGCCTGACGGAGCCCGTCCTGACCTATCTGCGTTCGGGCGTACGAGCGGGCATGAACCTTCCCGACGCGGCCGACAGCTCTCTGGAGACGGTGCGCGTCGTACGGGACGAGGGGTGGTAA
- a CDS encoding DUF5324 family protein: MTRIDSVRAATGSAKDSVRHAADAVAPYADTAKDRATHYAHEARVRIAPKVSSAAQQAAEQARVQYGAHVAPRVEQARTHVPPKVDHAAHEAAARTRKAARQAADYSRPRIEQAVAAAQPVREEATSRGTAALAALRGQVSAGEIQRLVRKHERRAKRGRLVKRLAVLGLLAGGAVAAWKWWDKQANPDWLVEPPAATEVPDSTPLTSVDGSGQAALDPEVQAKQAEAEAEATDRDKRG; the protein is encoded by the coding sequence GTGACCCGCATCGACAGCGTGCGCGCCGCGACCGGCTCGGCCAAGGACAGCGTGCGTCACGCCGCGGACGCGGTGGCACCTTACGCCGACACGGCCAAGGACCGGGCCACTCATTACGCCCACGAAGCGCGCGTACGCATCGCACCCAAGGTGTCTTCTGCTGCCCAGCAGGCCGCCGAACAGGCCCGCGTGCAGTACGGCGCCCACGTCGCCCCCCGTGTCGAGCAGGCCCGCACCCATGTGCCGCCGAAGGTCGACCACGCCGCACACGAAGCCGCCGCCCGTACCCGCAAGGCCGCCCGCCAGGCCGCCGACTACTCCAGGCCCCGCATCGAGCAGGCGGTCGCCGCCGCGCAGCCCGTCCGCGAGGAGGCCACGTCCCGTGGCACGGCGGCTCTCGCCGCGCTGCGCGGTCAGGTCTCGGCGGGAGAGATCCAGCGTCTGGTACGCAAGCACGAGCGCAGGGCCAAGAGGGGCCGCCTCGTCAAGCGGCTCGCTGTCCTCGGCCTGCTCGCCGGCGGTGCCGTGGCCGCGTGGAAGTGGTGGGACAAGCAGGCCAACCCCGACTGGCTGGTCGAGCCGCCCGCGGCCACGGAGGTGCCCGACAGCACGCCGCTGACCTCGGTCGACGGCAGCGGTCAGGCCGCCCTCGACCCCGAGGTGCAGGCCAAGCAGGCGGAGGCCGAGGCCGAAGCGACCGACCGGGACAAGCGCGGCTGA
- a CDS encoding peptidylprolyl isomerase codes for MAEQLYATLKTNQGDIEVRLLPNHAPKTVKNFVELAQGEREWVHPATGKKTSDRLYDGTVFHRVISGFMIQGGDPLGNGTGGPGYEFEDEFHPDLAFDKPYLLAMANAGPGTNGSQFFVTVSPTAWLTRKHTIFGEVTNDASKKVVDAIGGTQTNPRTDRPVNDVVIESVVIETRDA; via the coding sequence GTGGCTGAGCAGCTTTACGCCACCCTGAAGACCAACCAGGGCGACATCGAGGTCCGGCTTCTGCCGAACCACGCGCCCAAGACGGTCAAGAACTTTGTTGAGCTCGCTCAGGGCGAGCGCGAGTGGGTCCACCCCGCGACCGGCAAGAAGACCTCGGACCGCCTGTACGACGGCACCGTCTTCCACCGGGTGATCAGCGGTTTCATGATCCAGGGCGGCGACCCGCTGGGCAACGGCACCGGTGGCCCCGGCTACGAGTTCGAGGACGAGTTCCACCCGGACCTCGCCTTCGACAAGCCGTACCTGCTGGCGATGGCCAACGCCGGTCCGGGCACCAACGGCTCGCAGTTCTTCGTGACTGTCTCGCCGACGGCGTGGCTGACCCGCAAGCACACGATCTTCGGCGAGGTCACCAACGACGCCAGCAAGAAGGTCGTGGACGCCATCGGGGGCACCCAGACCAACCCGCGCACCGACCGCCCGGTCAACGACGTGGTCATCGAGTCCGTGGTCATCGAGACCCGCGACGCCTGA
- a CDS encoding rhomboid family intramembrane serine protease: MDQAPGSPEEPQGAADVPSCYRHPDRETGITCTRCERPICPECMVSASVGFQCPECVRGGSGTGHAPTANQPRTVAGGTVAADPRLVTKILVGLNLALFLVQLSVGDSFTDRFSLLGRAYVPEFGTVEGVAEGQWYRLVTSMFLHSSYMHIAFNMLSLWWIGGPLEAALGRVRYLALYAASGLAGSALTYLLAEPNVGSVGASGAIFGLFGATAILMKRLNYDLRPVIALLVINMMITIFWPNIAWQAHVGGLVGGLIVGYAMVHAPRERRNLIQYGSCALVLLATVVMVVMRTAELT, translated from the coding sequence ATGGACCAGGCGCCAGGCAGCCCGGAGGAGCCACAAGGGGCGGCGGACGTGCCCTCCTGCTACCGGCACCCGGACCGTGAGACCGGCATCACCTGCACGCGCTGCGAGCGCCCCATCTGCCCCGAATGCATGGTCAGCGCCTCGGTCGGCTTCCAGTGCCCCGAGTGCGTCCGTGGCGGTTCGGGCACGGGCCACGCGCCGACCGCCAACCAGCCGCGCACGGTCGCGGGTGGCACGGTCGCCGCCGACCCGCGCCTGGTCACCAAGATCCTGGTGGGGTTGAACCTCGCCCTGTTCCTCGTGCAGCTTTCAGTGGGGGACAGCTTCACCGACCGGTTCTCCCTGCTGGGCCGGGCCTACGTCCCGGAGTTCGGCACGGTCGAGGGCGTCGCCGAGGGCCAGTGGTACCGCCTGGTGACGTCGATGTTCCTGCACAGCAGCTACATGCACATCGCGTTCAACATGCTCAGCCTGTGGTGGATCGGCGGCCCGCTGGAAGCCGCACTCGGCCGCGTCCGCTACCTCGCGCTGTATGCGGCGTCGGGTCTCGCGGGCAGCGCGCTGACGTATCTGCTCGCGGAGCCGAACGTGGGCTCCGTCGGAGCGTCCGGCGCCATCTTCGGCCTCTTCGGTGCGACCGCCATTCTGATGAAGCGGCTGAACTACGACCTGCGGCCGGTCATCGCGCTGCTTGTGATCAACATGATGATCACCATCTTCTGGCCCAACATCGCCTGGCAGGCGCACGTGGGCGGGCTCGTCGGCGGTCTCATCGTCGGCTACGCGATGGTGCACGCGCCCCGCGAGCGGCGGAACCTCATCCAGTACGGCAGCTGTGCGCTGGTGCTGCTCGCGACGGTGGTCATGGTCGTCATGAGGACCGCCGAGCTCACCTGA
- the crgA gene encoding cell division protein CrgA translates to MPKSRIRKKADDYTPPPAKKATTIKLTNRSWVAPVMLAMFLIGLAWIVVFYVTDGKLPIDPLGNWNIVVGFGFIAAGFGVSTQWK, encoded by the coding sequence GTGCCGAAGTCACGTATCCGCAAGAAGGCAGACGACTACACGCCGCCGCCCGCGAAGAAGGCGACGACCATCAAGCTGACGAATCGCAGCTGGGTGGCTCCGGTGATGCTGGCGATGTTCCTCATCGGCCTCGCCTGGATCGTCGTCTTCTACGTCACGGACGGAAAGCTGCCGATCGATCCGCTGGGCAACTGGAACATCGTGGTGGGCTTCGGCTTCATCGCCGCGGGGTTCGGCGTCTCCACCCAGTGGAAGTAG
- a CDS encoding DUF881 domain-containing protein — translation MSNSADSHKGPVRRPRWRPVRVLTGAVFALAGLIFFTSFNTAKGTNIRTDASLLKLSDLIQERSHKNGALDESNGTLRDDVESLAQRDGGGTKADDARLDALEENAGTKKLNGKAVTVTLADAPPNATAKLPGYPEPQPNDLVIHQQDLQAVVNALWKGGAKGIKVMDQRLISTSAVRCVGNTLILQGRVYSPPYKVTAVGDPDKLRTALAASPEIQNYMLYVNAYGLGWKVDDDGAVTLPGYSGTVDLHYAKPAE, via the coding sequence TTGAGCAATTCTGCCGACTCCCACAAAGGTCCCGTTCGGCGCCCCCGATGGCGTCCGGTTCGGGTGCTTACGGGTGCTGTTTTCGCTCTCGCCGGGCTGATCTTCTTCACCAGTTTCAACACGGCCAAGGGCACCAACATTCGTACCGATGCCTCGCTGCTGAAACTCTCCGACCTCATTCAGGAGCGCAGCCACAAGAACGGCGCCCTCGACGAGTCCAACGGAACGCTGCGCGACGACGTCGAGTCGCTCGCCCAGCGAGACGGCGGCGGCACCAAGGCGGACGACGCCCGGCTCGACGCGCTGGAGGAGAACGCCGGCACCAAGAAGCTCAACGGCAAGGCGGTCACGGTCACCCTCGCCGACGCCCCGCCCAACGCCACCGCCAAGCTCCCCGGCTACCCCGAGCCCCAGCCCAACGACCTGGTCATCCACCAGCAGGACCTCCAGGCCGTGGTCAACGCCCTCTGGAAGGGCGGCGCCAAGGGCATCAAGGTCATGGATCAGCGCCTGATCTCCACGAGCGCCGTGCGCTGCGTCGGCAACACCCTGATCCTCCAGGGCCGCGTCTACTCCCCGCCGTACAAGGTGACCGCGGTCGGCGACCCCGACAAGCTCAGGACCGCCCTCGCGGCCTCCCCCGAGATCCAGAACTACATGCTCTACGTCAACGCGTACGGTCTCGGCTGGAAAGTGGACGACGACGGAGCGGTGACTCTTCCCGGCTACTCGGGCACAGTGGATCTCCACTACGCGAAGCCCGCGGAGTAG
- a CDS encoding class E sortase: MRVLVRTFSELCITVGTLIVLFVVYVLFWTGVKADSAMDSQIDELQDRWARGAVSTGADDKPTGTPPDSSPDSSPGSLDEPAPYKDGKAFAVMYIPRFGFTWNKPVLHGTGTDVLKKGLGHYASTARLGQKGNFAVAGHRRTYGDPFKDFPELRPDDAVVLTDGATWFTYRIDRKPYRTLPGDIDVIDPVPRRSGYDGPGRYLTLTTCEPEWGHSHRLIVWAHLDATQPVEAGKPEALRR, translated from the coding sequence GTGCGCGTGCTCGTCAGGACGTTCAGCGAACTGTGCATCACCGTCGGGACGCTGATCGTGCTCTTCGTCGTGTACGTCCTGTTCTGGACCGGTGTGAAGGCCGACAGCGCCATGGACAGCCAGATCGACGAGTTGCAGGACCGGTGGGCGCGGGGCGCGGTCTCCACGGGGGCGGACGACAAGCCCACCGGGACCCCGCCGGACTCCTCTCCGGACTCCTCTCCGGGCTCGTTGGACGAACCCGCCCCCTACAAGGACGGCAAAGCCTTCGCCGTCATGTACATCCCGCGGTTCGGTTTCACGTGGAACAAGCCCGTGCTCCACGGCACCGGCACCGACGTCCTCAAGAAGGGCCTCGGCCACTACGCCTCCACGGCCCGCCTCGGCCAGAAGGGCAACTTCGCCGTGGCGGGCCACCGCCGCACCTACGGCGACCCCTTCAAGGACTTCCCGGAACTGCGCCCCGACGACGCCGTGGTCCTCACCGACGGCGCGACCTGGTTCACGTACCGCATCGACAGGAAGCCCTACAGGACGCTCCCCGGCGACATCGACGTCATTGATCCCGTGCCGCGCAGATCCGGCTATGACGGCCCGGGCCGTTACCTCACCCTTACGACCTGTGAACCAGAGTGGGGCCACAGTCACCGGCTGATCGTCTGGGCACATCTGGACGCGACCCAGCCCGTGGAGGCCGGGAAACCGGAGGCACTGCGCCGTTAG
- a CDS encoding aminodeoxychorismate/anthranilate synthase component II — translation MSAAGGPSRSRILVVDNYDSFVFNLVQYLYQLGAECEVLRNDEVELRHAQDGFDGVLLSPGPGTPEQAGVCVEMVRHCATTAVPVFGVCLGMQSMAVAYGGVVDRAPELLHGKTSLVRHEGKGVFAGLPSPFTATRYHSLAAEPTTVPADLEVTARTEDGIIMGLRHRELAVEGVQFHPESVLTEHGHLMLANWLVECGDTGAVARSSGLAPVVGRATA, via the coding sequence GTGAGCGCCGCCGGCGGCCCCAGCCGCAGCCGCATTCTCGTCGTGGACAACTACGACAGCTTCGTCTTCAACCTCGTCCAGTACCTGTACCAGCTGGGCGCCGAGTGCGAGGTCCTGCGCAACGACGAGGTCGAGCTGCGGCACGCGCAGGACGGCTTCGACGGCGTACTGCTGTCGCCCGGCCCCGGCACCCCGGAGCAGGCGGGCGTCTGCGTCGAGATGGTGCGCCACTGCGCCACCACCGCCGTGCCCGTCTTCGGCGTCTGCCTCGGCATGCAGTCCATGGCCGTGGCGTACGGCGGAGTGGTGGACCGCGCCCCCGAGCTCCTGCACGGCAAGACCTCGCTCGTCCGCCACGAGGGCAAGGGCGTCTTCGCCGGTCTGCCGTCCCCGTTCACCGCGACCCGCTACCACTCGCTCGCCGCCGAGCCCACCACCGTCCCGGCCGACCTGGAGGTCACCGCGCGCACGGAGGACGGCATCATCATGGGCCTGCGCCACCGGGAACTCGCGGTCGAGGGCGTCCAGTTCCACCCGGAGTCCGTGCTGACCGAGCACGGCCACCTCATGCTGGCCAACTGGCTGGTGGAGTGCGGCGACACCGGAGCCGTCGCCCGATCGAGCGGGCTCGCCCCGGTGGTGGGCAGGGCCACGGCGTGA